In a single window of the Pongo abelii isolate AG06213 chromosome 1, NHGRI_mPonAbe1-v2.0_pri, whole genome shotgun sequence genome:
- the LZIC gene encoding protein LZIC, translated as MASRGKTETSKLKQNLEEQLDRLMQQLQDLEECREELDTDEYEETKKETLEQLSEFNDSLKKIMSGNMTLVDELSGMQLAIQAAISQAFKTPEVIRLFAKKQPGQLRTRLAEMDRDLMVGKLERDLYTQQKVEILTALRKLGEKLTADDEAFLSANAGAILSQFEKVSTDLGSGDKILALASFEVEKTKK; from the exons ATGGCTTCCAGAGGAAAGACAGAGACAAGCAAATTAAAGCAGAATTTAGAAGAACAGTTGGATAGACTCATGCAACAATTACAAGATCTGGAGGAATGCAG AGAGGAACTTGATACAGATGAATATGAAGAAACCAAAAAGGAAACTCTGGAGCAACTAAGTGAATTTAATGATTCACTGAAGAAAATTATGTCTGGAAATATGACTTTGGTAGATGAACTAAGTGGAATGCAGCTG GCTATTCAGGCAGCTATCAGCCAGGCCTTTAAAACCCCAGAGGTCATCAGATTGTTTGCAAAGAAACAACCAGGTCAGCTTCGGACAAGGTTAGCAGAg ATGGATAGAGATCTGATGGTAGGAAAGCTGGAAAGAGACCTGTACACTCAACAGAAAGTGGAGATACTAACAGCTCTCAGGAAACTTGGAGAGAAG cTGACTGCAGATGATGAGGCCTTCTTGTCAGCAAATGCAGGTGCTATACTCAGCCAGTTTGAGAAAGTCTCTACAGACCTTG GCTCTGGAGACAAAATTCTTGCTCTGGCAAGTTTTGaggttgaaaaaacaaaaaaatga